The segment AAACGTTCAACTCTACAGTAAAGCTTTCATCACAAACCATTAACCCAAATACAAGAACATTTACCATTGAAGCAAATATTCCCGGTGGCGGTGTTCGTCCGAATTCAATTGCTGCAGTACGCATCAAAGATTACGATGCACCAAATGCATTGGTAATTCCTGTTAATCTCATTCAAACTGATGACAAAGGAAAGTATGTGTATGTGGTAGAGAAAGACAGCAAAGGACGCAGTATTGCCGTTAAAAAACCAGTTGTTGTTGGTGAATCGTATGGCGATAAGATCGAGATCAAAGCAGGTTTACAAACAGGTATGCAGTTGATCTCTGAAGGTTACCAAACTGTTTATGACAAACAGGTTGTAACAATTGGATAAAGACATCATCAGTAATAAGTAATGTTTACAAATGATCAATCTTTCGTTTGTTACTATTTATTGCTGATCAACTAAAACAAGTGCTGACTACATAATCTTATTATATGCAATCAAATCTCATAGAAGGGCTCAGCAAAAAGTTCAAGGAGTTTAAACCTACGAGCTGGAGTGTTGATAATCGCACGGCCATCTATATCATCACCATATTAATTACAGCGTATGGGCTTTTCAAGTTCAATACGCTGCCGAAAGAGCAGTTTCCTGATATTGTGGTGCCTACTATTTCAGTAGCCACTATTTATGTAGGTAACTCTCCTGCTGATATTGAGAACCTGGTAACAAGACCAATTGAAAAACAACTGAAAAGCATCAGTGGTGCAAGGGTCATTAAAGTACAATCATCATCACAACAGGATTTTTCGTTGATCGTGGTGGAATTCGATACTGATGTAAAAGTTGATCTCGCAAAACAAAAAGTAAAAGATGCGGTTGACAAAGCAAGAACAGATCTTCCGCAGGATCTTACTGCAGAACCTGATGTGCAGGAATTCGCTTTCAGTGAAATGCCTATCATGTTCGTAAACATCAGTGGCGATTTTGATCCTGTTAAACTGAAACAGTATGCTGATAAAATGCAGGATCGTTTTGAAGAACTAAAAGAAATTACAAGAGCTGATATTGTTGGCGCACCTGAGCGTGAAATACAGGTGAATGTTGATCCGTACCGTATGGCAAGTTCCAGGATCACTTTCAGTGATATTGAAAATGCTATTGCACGTGAGAATAATGATATTACCGGTGGACAGGTAGAGATCGGCACCATGAAACGTACTGTGCGTGTTCGTGGACAATTCAACAGTTCATTTGATATCAACAATATTATTGTGAAAGGTGTAAGCGGTGCTCCCGTTTACCTGAAAGATATTGCTACCATTAAAGACACGGTAAAAGAAAATGAAAGTTTTGCCCGTTTGGATGGTAAGAATGTTATTACACTCAACATTGTAAAACGTAGCGGAGAAAACCTGATCAATGCAGCTGATAATGTAAAGGCTGCTGTAAAAGATATGCAGGATAATGATATACTGCCAAAAGATCTGAAAGTAACCATCACGGGTGATCAGAGTAAGCAAACAAAAACATCATTCAATGAACTGGTAAATACAATTGTGATCGGTTTCATACTTGTATTGCTGATCCTGATGTTCTTTATGGGTGTAACCAATGCGTTCTTCGTGGCATTGAGTGTACCACTGAGTGTGTTTGTTGCCTTCCTCTTTTTACCGTTGGCTGATTACATTGTTGGTACAGGTGTTACGCTCAACTTCATTGTACTTTTTGCATTACTATTTGGCTTGGGTATTATTGTGGATGATGCCATTGTGGTAATTGAAAATACGCACCGTATTTATCATAACGGTAAAGTGCCGATCATACGCAGTGCAAAAGAAGCAGCCGGCGAAGTATTCATTCCTGTATTGGCAGGTACGGCTACAACACTTGCTCCGTTCTTCCCACTCCTGTTCTGGAAAGGGATCATTGGTAAGTTCATGATCTATTTACCAACGATGTTGATCTTAACATTAGCTGCATCGTTGATCGTTGCCTTTATCATGAACCCGGTTTTTGCTGTAAGCTTTATGAAGCCGGAAGGCCGTGCTTATGATGATAAGAAGAGTAACATCTTCCGTAAATGGTATTGGTGGGCATTCATCATCATTGGTATCATCAATCATGTAATAGGTAATCATGGCACAGGTAACTTCCTGTTCTTTATGGCACTGGCAAGTGTGCTTAACCGTTACTTATTGCGTGATGCTATTTACTTCTTCCAGGAAAGAGCATTACCAAGATTAATGAACAGCTATGAAACATTGTTGCGTTGGGTATTGAAAGGATGGAGACCGGTATGGATGCTTGTTTCATTATTCTTACTGTTCCCGATCGCTGTAGCATTGTTGGTTGCACGTGGTAACTCTTCCACATTCTTCCCGAGTGGTGATCCAAATTTCATCTATGTGTATCTGAAGATGCCCGTAGGTAGTGATGTGAAGTATACCGATTCGATCACAAGCCTGCTTGAAAAGAAAGTATATAAGATACTGGAAAAAGAAAAACCGGGTGAAGAAGGCTCCATTGTTGAAAGTATCATTACGAATGTGGCTGTGAGTGCAAACAACCCACGTGATAACAACCGTAGTACACAACCAAACCTTGGCCGTATACAGGTATCGTTTGTGGAGTATGAAAAACGTCATGGCAAATCAACCAAAGTGTACATTGATGAAATACGCAGAACCATCAAAGGCATTCCTGGTGCTGCTATTAGTGTAGAACAGGAAGATGGTGGACCTCCCACTGATCCTCCGGTGAATATTGAAGTGGTAGGTGATAACTTC is part of the Lacibacter sediminis genome and harbors:
- a CDS encoding efflux RND transporter permease subunit, giving the protein MQSNLIEGLSKKFKEFKPTSWSVDNRTAIYIITILITAYGLFKFNTLPKEQFPDIVVPTISVATIYVGNSPADIENLVTRPIEKQLKSISGARVIKVQSSSQQDFSLIVVEFDTDVKVDLAKQKVKDAVDKARTDLPQDLTAEPDVQEFAFSEMPIMFVNISGDFDPVKLKQYADKMQDRFEELKEITRADIVGAPEREIQVNVDPYRMASSRITFSDIENAIARENNDITGGQVEIGTMKRTVRVRGQFNSSFDINNIIVKGVSGAPVYLKDIATIKDTVKENESFARLDGKNVITLNIVKRSGENLINAADNVKAAVKDMQDNDILPKDLKVTITGDQSKQTKTSFNELVNTIVIGFILVLLILMFFMGVTNAFFVALSVPLSVFVAFLFLPLADYIVGTGVTLNFIVLFALLFGLGIIVDDAIVVIENTHRIYHNGKVPIIRSAKEAAGEVFIPVLAGTATTLAPFFPLLFWKGIIGKFMIYLPTMLILTLAASLIVAFIMNPVFAVSFMKPEGRAYDDKKSNIFRKWYWWAFIIIGIINHVIGNHGTGNFLFFMALASVLNRYLLRDAIYFFQERALPRLMNSYETLLRWVLKGWRPVWMLVSLFLLFPIAVALLVARGNSSTFFPSGDPNFIYVYLKMPVGSDVKYTDSITSLLEKKVYKILEKEKPGEEGSIVESIITNVAVSANNPRDNNRSTQPNLGRIQVSFVEYEKRHGKSTKVYIDEIRRTIKGIPGAAISVEQEDGGPPTDPPVNIEVVGDNFNNIAKVATELFNYLDTNRVDGIDNLQMDVDLNNPEITVSVDRERALIEGVSTAQVGMELRTALFGKEVSKLKDGEDEYKIQLRYSEMQRNNIIDLMNMKITFRDFNTGQIKQVPINAVAKFDYTSTSGGVKRKNLKRTIQLQSNIADPTQGAAINAALKTKIDDFKNKVRIPEDVTIRQSGQSEQEAETNAFLGTALVIAIGLIFLILVLQFNSLSKPFIVVTEIFFSVIGVLLGYAITGKTIATIMLGVGIIGLAGIVIKNGILLIEFTDELRHRGYKTREAAIQAGKIRIIPVLLTALATMLGLLPLAVGFNIDFVSLFQHLDPKIFLGGDSVVFWGPLSWTIIYGLIFAFFLTLMMVPSMYIISERLRRPMERFYGTKYIALFGFLGPFFFIFVGIMYLGRAIQGRKVWVGQQRKTVPSKI